In Lolium rigidum isolate FL_2022 unplaced genomic scaffold, APGP_CSIRO_Lrig_0.1 contig_5254_1, whole genome shotgun sequence, the genomic window AAATGTGGAATTATGAAGGTATCATCCAGAGAAATAGTACTTGGTCATGGACCCAAAACGATCTGACCAGCCTAAAAAAACACTATAACACGTAAGGTAGTGAACTGCATTGTACTTCAGTCTGAACCCCATTTCCTAATAACTCTTTCTTTCGCAGACAACTCGGCTCTTCCTTTGACAGGCATTGCAGCCAATTCGCTGCTGGCTATAGGAGTTGATTTTGGCCTAGAACCGGGCGCCGCCATGCCCCGAGAAACGCAATAAGCCGCAAAGGTGATTGCACGCCGTATCTGCCGCAGCACAAGCAGCAGAGGATTGACAGCAGCTGCCACCAGCACGTTGAAGTTCGCAATCAGGAAGAACTGCGATGCAAAATCAAGCAACAGTTAACACCACTACCATTCATGTTAAAGGAACTAGGCAAAGTAACACATTATAATTGTTCATTACCGCCGCAATAATGCCGAGGATCGTGAGAACAGTTTGCTTCGCCGCATCCCAGAAACCTCCGCTGCTAAACCACCTGAAccaaccgccgccaccgccgcctcctcctcctccagacctTCCTCCGCCCCCACGGGCTGCAGGACAAGGACCACCACGCCGAGCTCTTTGCTGCCTTGTTTCGGTTTCCATTCCACATAGCTCAAAACCTTCCATGCTGAGTCCCAAGGCACTCTCCTGCAAGGGATCATTCAATTGGTTATGCTGATACCCTTGTTGCTCTGTCAGGCGTCAAGGTTTAAACTTGTTACCGGCAATATAGTATCATCCTAATTTGTTGAGTTACAAGATCACTTGTGTCTGACATATTAGTTAGTAATTCCAAGATTTAAAAACCAGACAAGAACAAGATTTGGGCATCATTCAGCAGGCCCAGGCTTAACAAAGTAGTAACATTCATCGAACACATTGATCAGTTCTCCAAAAACATGAACGCAGCCGAATTCGAAGGAGAGCAATCGACATGTGAGGGACCCGGCAGCTCTGGCTCACGAAGTGATAAATCATCAGAAGGATTCTACCGACGCGCACCTGCTTCCAGCCTccgccgccggagaagaggcAGTATGCGCGGCCGAGGGAGCCTAGACTCCTCCCGCGTCCAGAGAGAGCGCGGGactggccggcggcggagggccTGAAGGCGCGGAGCCgaggaggcggcagcggcggcgccggcggagctGCGAGCGACATGGCTAATCTAATCCGCCTTTGGGCCCACCAATGGCTGGCCGTTTGCAGCTGGCAAGTTACTGGACTCCACCTACCGTGGGCTGACCGTGGGCTGGCCCAAGGCCCTTATGGTGAGGTCGACTCCACTACCGACTCGATCGCCGGTCGTTTTTTATGCTCGAAAAGAGAAACGCACCGGCGATCGTCATAAGCGAACCTTCTGCGCAAATCCTTGGTCTCGCTCGATCCATCTCACCACGAAGCAATATGAATATCGGGATGGAAGACATGGAAGCCGGCGGCGTCTGGTTAGAAGAGGATTTTGAGGGTCTCTGTGGTCCGTCGGTGGAGGAACCGCCGTCCACCCTCCCGTTCGATTTGCTCTGGGCGTGGCAAGTGTCGGAGGAGTTGAAGCGGGACTTCTGCGTGAAGACGTTGTCGCTGGAGGCATGGTGGTCACCGGAGGATACCGAGGATCTCAAGGAGCTCTTATCCCCGATGTTCACCTTCCCGATCGATCTGCTCCGGGCATGG contains:
- the LOC124681704 gene encoding uncharacterized protein LOC124681704 is translated as MSLAAPPAPPLPPPRLRAFRPSAAGQSRALSGRGRSLGSLGRAYCLFSGGGGWKQESALGLSMEGFELCGMETETRQQRARRGGPCPAARGGGGRSGGGGGGGGGGWFRWFSSGGFWDAAKQTVLTILGIIAAFFLIANFNVLVAAAVNPLLLVLRQIRRAITFAAYCVSRGMAAPGSRPKSTPIASSELAAMPVKGRAELSAKERVIRKWGSD